A genomic stretch from Coffea arabica cultivar ET-39 chromosome 10c, Coffea Arabica ET-39 HiFi, whole genome shotgun sequence includes:
- the LOC113714224 gene encoding uncharacterized protein, translated as MEDYIVGLVVAGVFFWTILFLLTKGIFQERSFDFSLRVVSSIHAIIAVTLASLSIQDWSCPIFPLASKSSPMQIQTLAISGAYLIFDLACCQFSDNINLDTIFHHLVCILGIWAGLASERYGSEMVAALWLGEISGPFLHLRDLLKEMGYRDTDLNLAIDILFAIIFTAARMIVGPYLTYVFLFSDSPLLMKALALGLQLVSAFWAYKIVRMVIYKLSSKEKKGVSDPENSGQVES; from the exons ATGGAAGATTACATAGTAGGGTTGGTTGTAGCAGGTGTGTTCTTCTGGACAATATTATTCTTATTAACAAAAGGGATCTTTCAAGAACGTTCATTTGATTTTAGCCTACGTGTGGTTTCTTCAATCCATGCAATTATAGCAGTAACATTGGCTTCTCTCTCCATTCAAGATTGGAGTTGCCCAATTTTTCCATTGGCCTCAAAGTCTTCTCCCATGCAG ATCCAAACATTAGCAATCAGTGGTGCTTATCTCATTTTTGACTTAGCATGTTGCCAATTCAGCGACAACATTAATCTGGATACCATATTTCATCATTTAGTCTGCATTCTTGGAATTTGGGCAGGCCTTGCCTCTGAAAGG TATGGATCAGAAATGGTGGCGGCATTATGGCTTGGAGAAATTTCTGGTCCATTCCTCCACTTAAGAGACCTCCTTAAAGAAATGGGGTACAGAGACACAGACCTAAATTTGGCCATTGAT ATTTTGTTTGCAATCATATTCACAGCTGCAAGGATGATAGTTGGACCATATCTCACGTATGTATTTCTCTTTTCTGATAGTCCGCTGCTCATGAAG GCGCTGGCTCTTGGACTGCAACTTGTCAGTGCTTTCTGGGCATACAAGATCGTAAGAATGGTTATATACAAACTGTCTTCCAAAG
- the LOC113715095 gene encoding RNA-binding protein 2 isoform X3, with the protein MGDPYWNRQSGMQPPAAVGGMLKRHRSDYESALANLYFSTNTDVPPSRMTLGHEMHNYLAPDDDRGGPRIVKDTKTLGSAYDRYLQNSQLSLNSGEGNNYGGAALRAVGSGMPTLPIRDPVSSGRPGTGGPELAPSSRRVGYSGQLPVEEIPRTRETLPLPPDASSTLYIEGLPPDSTKREVAHIFRPFVGYKEVRLVTKESKHVCRAVEILLFCVLLILLTLHVLLLH; encoded by the exons ATGGGGGATCCCTATTGGAATAGGCAAAGTGGGATGCAACCACCAGCAGCCGTAGGAGGAATGCTTAAACGTCACCGTTCCGATTACG AAAGTGCATTGGCAAATTTATATTTCTCAACAAATACAGATGTCCCGCCATCTCGGATGACATTAGGACATGAGATGCATAACTATTTAGCTCCTGATGATGACCGAGGTGGACCTCGAATAGTAAAGGATACAAAAACCCTTGGATCAGCATATGACCGATATCTACAGAATTCG CAACTTTCTCTTAATTCTGGAGAAGGTAATAACTATGGTGGAGCAGCTTTGAGAGCAGTTGGTAGTGGTATGCCTACACTTCCAATACGTGACCCTGTTTCATCTGGTCGTCCTGGGACTGGTGGTCCTGAACTCGCACCAAGCAGCAGAAGGGTGGGGTATAGTGGTCAACTCCCTGTGGAGGAAATACCCAGGACTCGTGAaactcttcctcttcctccagATGCTTCAAGCACATTGTATATTGAAGGACTTCCTCCTGACAGCACGAAACGAGAAGTAGCTC ATATTTTCCGTCCTTTTGTAGGTTATAAAGAAGTAAGACTTGTTACCAAGGAATCCAAACATGTATGTCG CGCGGTGGAGATCCTCTTATTCTGTGTTTTGTTGATTTTGCTGACCCTGCATGTGCTGCTACTGCATTGA
- the LOC113715095 gene encoding RNA-binding protein 2 isoform X2 produces MGDPYWNRQSGMQPPAAVGGMLKRHRSDYDVPPSRMTLGHEMHNYLAPDDDRGGPRIVKDTKTLGSAYDRYLQNSQLSLNSGEGNNYGGAALRAVGSGMPTLPIRDPVSSGRPGTGGPELAPSSRRVGYSGQLPVEEIPRTRETLPLPPDASSTLYIEGLPPDSTKREVAHIFRPFVGYKEVRLVTKESKHRGGDPLILCFVDFADPACAATALSALQGYKMDEHDPDSSYLRLQFSRFPGPRSGPGFRGKR; encoded by the exons ATGGGGGATCCCTATTGGAATAGGCAAAGTGGGATGCAACCACCAGCAGCCGTAGGAGGAATGCTTAAACGTCACCGTTCCGATTACG ATGTCCCGCCATCTCGGATGACATTAGGACATGAGATGCATAACTATTTAGCTCCTGATGATGACCGAGGTGGACCTCGAATAGTAAAGGATACAAAAACCCTTGGATCAGCATATGACCGATATCTACAGAATTCG CAACTTTCTCTTAATTCTGGAGAAGGTAATAACTATGGTGGAGCAGCTTTGAGAGCAGTTGGTAGTGGTATGCCTACACTTCCAATACGTGACCCTGTTTCATCTGGTCGTCCTGGGACTGGTGGTCCTGAACTCGCACCAAGCAGCAGAAGGGTGGGGTATAGTGGTCAACTCCCTGTGGAGGAAATACCCAGGACTCGTGAaactcttcctcttcctccagATGCTTCAAGCACATTGTATATTGAAGGACTTCCTCCTGACAGCACGAAACGAGAAGTAGCTC ATATTTTCCGTCCTTTTGTAGGTTATAAAGAAGTAAGACTTGTTACCAAGGAATCCAAACAT CGCGGTGGAGATCCTCTTATTCTGTGTTTTGTTGATTTTGCTGACCCTGCATGTGCTGCTACTGCATTGAGTGCCCTGCAAG GTTATAAGATGGATGAACATGACCCAGACTCTTCCTACTTGCGGCTGCAATTCTCAAGGTTCCCAGGTCCAAGGTCTGGCCCTGGATTTCGTGGGAAGAGATAG
- the LOC113715095 gene encoding RNA-binding protein 2 isoform X1: protein MGDPYWNRQSGMQPPAAVGGMLKRHRSDYESALANLYFSTNTDVPPSRMTLGHEMHNYLAPDDDRGGPRIVKDTKTLGSAYDRYLQNSQLSLNSGEGNNYGGAALRAVGSGMPTLPIRDPVSSGRPGTGGPELAPSSRRVGYSGQLPVEEIPRTRETLPLPPDASSTLYIEGLPPDSTKREVAHIFRPFVGYKEVRLVTKESKHRGGDPLILCFVDFADPACAATALSALQGYKMDEHDPDSSYLRLQFSRFPGPRSGPGFRGKR from the exons ATGGGGGATCCCTATTGGAATAGGCAAAGTGGGATGCAACCACCAGCAGCCGTAGGAGGAATGCTTAAACGTCACCGTTCCGATTACG AAAGTGCATTGGCAAATTTATATTTCTCAACAAATACAGATGTCCCGCCATCTCGGATGACATTAGGACATGAGATGCATAACTATTTAGCTCCTGATGATGACCGAGGTGGACCTCGAATAGTAAAGGATACAAAAACCCTTGGATCAGCATATGACCGATATCTACAGAATTCG CAACTTTCTCTTAATTCTGGAGAAGGTAATAACTATGGTGGAGCAGCTTTGAGAGCAGTTGGTAGTGGTATGCCTACACTTCCAATACGTGACCCTGTTTCATCTGGTCGTCCTGGGACTGGTGGTCCTGAACTCGCACCAAGCAGCAGAAGGGTGGGGTATAGTGGTCAACTCCCTGTGGAGGAAATACCCAGGACTCGTGAaactcttcctcttcctccagATGCTTCAAGCACATTGTATATTGAAGGACTTCCTCCTGACAGCACGAAACGAGAAGTAGCTC ATATTTTCCGTCCTTTTGTAGGTTATAAAGAAGTAAGACTTGTTACCAAGGAATCCAAACAT CGCGGTGGAGATCCTCTTATTCTGTGTTTTGTTGATTTTGCTGACCCTGCATGTGCTGCTACTGCATTGAGTGCCCTGCAAG GTTATAAGATGGATGAACATGACCCAGACTCTTCCTACTTGCGGCTGCAATTCTCAAGGTTCCCAGGTCCAAGGTCTGGCCCTGGATTTCGTGGGAAGAGATAG